GGATATCAAGTTAGACCAACAATGTGGACTAGCTTGCTAATTGGTACCTTAGTGTTAGCTACTACCACTCTTGGTGGTTATCTGTTCACCAACATTGGTGTCCCTTTAATTGGGCCACCTTTAGCCTCAGTTGTTAGTGCTAGTGGCCCCGCTTTAACCACCATTTTAGCTTTCCTGATTATCCAAGAAAATCTGCAACTGTACCAAATTTTAGGTGTGGTACTAGTAACAGTTTGGGTAATTGGAATTAGCGCCCAAAATTTAAAACCGAAAGCTCCACCAACTCAGCCTACGGCAAATAAGTAAAATTCAACTTTTAGTATTAAGGACTGAATGTGAATTCATTCAGTCCTTTACTTTGAAAAAATTGATTAGAAAAGTTTCCCTAAACAACACTGCTGAGTATATCTAGAGTTATTTATTCATCTTTGTCTTAGGAACGGAGAGGGAGGGATTCGAACCCTCGTTAAAGTTTCCCCTAAACAGCATTTCCAGTGCTGCGCCTTCAACCACTCGGCCACCTCTCCAGGGCTGTGCTTTGGTGTTTTTCGCACAGAATCTTATTATAGATCATGTTGCTCGAATTTGTAAAATGTCTCGTTTATTTAAAATTCGGATTCACGATCGACAAAACGACACCTATCATACCATTGAAGTGCCAGACGATCGCTACATCCTCCACAGCGCCGAAAATCGAGGTGTAGAACTACCATTTTCCTGTCGCAATGGCGCTTGTACCACTTGCGCGGTACGAGTAATTTCCGGCGACATCTATCAGCCAGAAGCGATGGGACTATCCCTGGAATTACAAAAACAAGGTTACGCTCTCTTATGTGTCAGTTATGCTCGTTCAGACTTAGAAGTAGAAACGCAGGATGAAGACGAAGTTTACGAACTCCAATTTGGTCGGTATTTTGGCAGAGGTAAAGTTAAAGTCGGCTTGCCTTTGGATGAAGACTAAGATTAGTCTTGTCACTCTTTTCTTTTTGATACTCCTGGGGGGATGCCAATCTAGTAATACTCCCCAAGGAGTAACTTTACAGGTAGAACGGGTTGTTAACGGACAAACTTTAGAAATGGTGGCTTCGGGGCAACAAGTTGGCTCAACCATAAAAGTCCAACTAATCGGTGTGTCAGCACCAGACTTACGCCAAAGACCTTGGGGAGAAGTCGCCAGAGACAGATTGCAGGAAATGATTGGCGAAAAACCTGTCTTGCTGGAATCTGATTTGGCATCACAAGACAAATCTAATTCGCAACTAGCTTATGTCTGGCAAGATGGTAAGCTTGTGAATGAACAGTTGCTTAGAGAAGGTCGGGCTTTGTTTCGACCACGATCGCTAAATCGTAAATACGATCGACGATTAGAACGCGCTCAAGAGTATGCTAGAGTCATGGGTTTAGGGATTTGGAATCCAGACCAAGCTTTGCGTCTACCTCCAGAACAGTTTCGTCAACAATACAGGTAATTAACAACGCCAAATTAGCTCAATCTCCTGATTATGGGCAAAGGCTAAACTTTTTGCTCCGCACCACTTGCCCATCCAAGC
The nucleotide sequence above comes from Phormidium ambiguum IAM M-71. Encoded proteins:
- a CDS encoding 2Fe-2S iron-sulfur cluster-binding protein, producing the protein MSRLFKIRIHDRQNDTYHTIEVPDDRYILHSAENRGVELPFSCRNGACTTCAVRVISGDIYQPEAMGLSLELQKQGYALLCVSYARSDLEVETQDEDEVYELQFGRYFGRGKVKVGLPLDED
- a CDS encoding thermonuclease family protein gives rise to the protein MKTKISLVTLFFLILLGGCQSSNTPQGVTLQVERVVNGQTLEMVASGQQVGSTIKVQLIGVSAPDLRQRPWGEVARDRLQEMIGEKPVLLESDLASQDKSNSQLAYVWQDGKLVNEQLLREGRALFRPRSLNRKYDRRLERAQEYARVMGLGIWNPDQALRLPPEQFRQQYR